A region of the Campylobacter cuniculorum DSM 23162 = LMG 24588 genome:
TATCCCTTAGCAAAATTAGAAATTTTACATCTTGATAGTTTTTTTATCTTGCAACTTTTAAGTGAGGTGCTTTTTGGAATGATAGCAGGGCTTATGTTGCAGCTTGTTTTTGCAATCATTATGATGGCAGGAGAGCAGGTTTCTTTTAATATGGGTTTTACGGTTGCAAGCGTTATGGATCCGAGTTTAGGCATTAATATGCCTATTGTCTCTCAAATTCTTCATCTCATCGCCTTGCTTTTTTTCTTAATGTTTGATGGACATCATCTAATGCTTTTATTTTTATCTAAAAGCTTAGGATATATTAATTTAGGAGTCTTTTATCCCAAAGAAAATTTACTCCAATACCTTAACACAGGAATGTTTAATGTTTTCATTATCGGTTTTACTATGTCTTTTCCTATTTTAGCGATTTCTTTGCTTTCTGATGTGATTTTTGGAATTTTAATGAAAACTATGCCACAATTTAACCTCTTAGTCGTGGGCTATCCTATTAAGATTGCTTTAGGATTTGTTGTTATGATTGCAGTTTTACTTGTAATGATGGAATAT
Encoded here:
- the fliR gene encoding flagellar biosynthetic protein FliR, yielding MEFVNYLGDKNVATFMLLFARLSGLIVFFPFFSHNNIPLMIKTTLALFLTMYLYPLAKLEILHLDSFFILQLLSEVLFGMIAGLMLQLVFAIIMMAGEQVSFNMGFTVASVMDPSLGINMPIVSQILHLIALLFFLMFDGHHLMLLFLSKSLGYINLGVFYPKENLLQYLNTGMFNVFIIGFTMSFPILAISLLSDVIFGILMKTMPQFNLLVVGYPIKIALGFVVMIAVLLVMMEYFKELILKVFSNMQSLFFM